A segment of the Pseudomonas serboccidentalis genome:
ATGTTTTTTGTCGCTGCGGCCCTGGCCTGGGCGCTGGACCGGTTCCTCTCGGGGTTTGATCTGTACCGCTTCTTCTGGCACCCGGCGCTGCTGCGCCTGAGCCTGTTTACCTGTTTGTTCGGCGCCATGGCGCTGACTGTTTACCGTTGACTCTCTATCTCTGAAGAAGGCCCTGATGAAAAAGTTTTTCAGCCTGCTCGCGACCCTGCTGGTGCTGGCCCTGGCGCTGTGGATCGG
Coding sequences within it:
- a CDS encoding DUF1656 domain-containing protein; translated protein: MPREIAFHGVYMPTMTLMFFVAAALAWALDRFLSGFDLYRFFWHPALLRLSLFTCLFGAMALTVYR